CGCGAACTGGGCCCGCGCCTGCCGCTCACCCCGGGCCAGCAGCAGCCGCCGGCCGCCGGGGAGCCGCCCGAGACCGTGACTGATCAGCAGATTCGCGGTGACGCGCGCCAATCCGTACCACGGCGGACGGCGGGGCAGACCGAGGTCCCGCATCGCCGCGCGGCCGAGCAGCCAGGTGCTCACCGACAGCGCGCGCTCCCGTTCGTAGACGCGCCGCCAGCCGTGGGCGAACTCGTCCGACATCGCGATCAGGGCCCGGGCCAGGCCGACGCTGTTCCGGTCGGGCGGCGGGTCGAAGGAGAGGAAATGGTAGAGCTGCCGGCGCCCCTGCTTCTCGGTGAACGGCAGCCAGTCCTCGTCGACACCGAGCAGCCACCCGACATAGCACCAGAGATGCATCACCGCGGCCGCGTCCGCCTTCGCGACGCGCACGCCGAGCAGCCGCAGGTGCAGCAGGAAACTCGTGGAGAAGACACCGAGGGTGCTCGCCTGGTCGTATTGATTGATCGGCAGTCCGCGGAACGCGTGATCCCAGGTCGGGTCCGCTTCCAACCGGGCGTTGACCAGGGCGTGCATCACGCGTACCTGCAAGGTGGCAAGGAATCCGGCGCCGCCCGGCGCCAATCCGCCGGGCTCGGTCACCGCGCGCCACCAGTGCGACGTCTCCTTGATGCGCCGCAGGGTCTCGCCGCCGGTCAGCCGGCCGGTGCGGACCAGCGGCTCCAATGCCGCGCCGGTCCGATAACCGCCGAGCAGCGAACCGTAGGCGAGCACCAGCCCGGCGTCCATGCCGAAAGCCCGGCAGGCTTCGGCACCCCGCGCCAGCAGGTCGTCGTCGACCCAGGCGGGCCGCTTCCGGACCGCTTCGACAAAGGTCGCCACCGCTTCCGGTACGCCCTCAGCCGGCCCCGCCGCGACCAGCCGAAGCAGATCCCGCACGCTCAACCGGGCCGAGTCCCGGACCGCCCGGACGAGAGCCGCCGCCGGTTCGTCCCGCCGGTTCAGTCCCGCCCGCAGCGCGGCGATCTCGGAGGCGGTGGCCCGCGCCCCGCTCCCGGCGAGCAGCCGCAGCGGCCGAGCCGCCCGCTCGCCCCACACCCGATCCGCCCCGAACCTGCCCGGCACCATCCCCCGACCATAGGGCAGAACCCCGATCCCGCCGTGCGACCGAGGTTGCAGACGGCCGCCGCGACTGCGTCCCCCGGCGTAGACCACGTCCGGCAGCACCCCGCTGACCTGCTGAAACCCGGGACCGGATCTCCGGGGAAAGCACCGATCCGAGCCGTGCCCGGGCACCGCAGCCTGGTTGGCGTGAAGAGACGAACCCTGCTCACCCTGGCCGCCCTGTCCGCCCTCGGCGGCTGCACCGAGTCGGCCCCGGCCGCCTCGTTCGCCAACCGCCTGCGCATCCCGCCGCTCGCCGAGCCGAGGCCCGGCAGGGACGGCGCCCGCGAGTTCGACCTGACGCTGCGCGCCGACGGGCACTCGGCGTTCCTGCCCGGCAAGACCACCGACACCTGGGGCGTGAACGGCGCCTACCTCGGCCCGACCATCCGCGCCCGGCGTGGCGAGCACGTCCGGGTCGCGGTGACCAACCTCCTCCCGGAGGCCAGCACCCTGCACTGGCACGGCATGCGGCTGCCGGCCCGGATGGACGGCGGCCCGCACCAGATGATCGAGCCGGGCGCCACCTGGATCCCGGAGTGGACGATCGAGCAGGGCGCGATGACCTCCTGGTACCACCCGCACCCGCACGAGCGCACCGCCCTGCACGTCTACCGCGGGGTGGCCGGGCTGTTCCTGATCGACGACCCGGCCGGTCCGGAACTGCCCAGCCGGTACGGCGTCGACGACGTGCCGCTGATCATCCAGGACCGGACGTTCGAGGGCGACGGGCAGTTCGACACGAACGTGCTGGGCGGCACCTACGGG
Above is a genomic segment from Actinoplanes ianthinogenes containing:
- a CDS encoding oxygenase MpaB family protein, whose translation is MVPGRFGADRVWGERAARPLRLLAGSGARATASEIAALRAGLNRRDEPAAALVRAVRDSARLSVRDLLRLVAAGPAEGVPEAVATFVEAVRKRPAWVDDDLLARGAEACRAFGMDAGLVLAYGSLLGGYRTGAALEPLVRTGRLTGGETLRRIKETSHWWRAVTEPGGLAPGGAGFLATLQVRVMHALVNARLEADPTWDHAFRGLPINQYDQASTLGVFSTSFLLHLRLLGVRVAKADAAAVMHLWCYVGWLLGVDEDWLPFTEKQGRRQLYHFLSFDPPPDRNSVGLARALIAMSDEFAHGWRRVYERERALSVSTWLLGRAAMRDLGLPRRPPWYGLARVTANLLISHGLGRLPGGRRLLLARGERQARAQFARWG